In the Mesorhizobium sp. genome, one interval contains:
- a CDS encoding ABC transporter ATP-binding protein codes for MSLLEIEKLKLDIGGTPILKGIDLAIEKGEVMGLVGESGSGKSMTALAIMRLMPHAAKASGRLTFDGIDILASSEEAMCRLRGDDIGMVFQEPMTALNPVKTIGEQVAEGIRWHTGANRTDAETRARQILDRVGLPEAEFPLTRYPHELSGGQRQRVVIAIACALKPKLLIADEPTTALDVVLQKQILELLKDLVDEQKMGLLLISHDLAVVADMADRVTIMRHGEVMEDGETARTLTEQVHPYTRQLAEASMHVPDRPHTTAASSTAANLLEIKNVSRDYPGRRVSLFRKGEPFRAVNDVSFSLKPGQSVALVGRSGCGKSTLARMILALDHPTSGDIRFMGESLVGKDEAALKPFRRNMQVVFQDPYGSFNPRHKVERLVSEPLHLLDTKPSPQARREMVGTALHEVGLKPSDMEKYPHEFSGGQRQRISIARAIITRPKLIVADEPVSALDVSIRAQVLDLFADLNQRLGVAYLFITHDLTVARAITDEVMVMHDGKMVEEGGTADILDNPKSEAAKALVDAAPDLHRAIARRLQEQG; via the coding sequence GTGAGCCTGCTCGAGATCGAGAAGCTGAAGCTCGACATCGGCGGCACGCCGATCCTGAAGGGCATCGACCTCGCCATCGAGAAAGGCGAGGTCATGGGCCTCGTCGGCGAGTCGGGATCGGGCAAGTCGATGACCGCGCTCGCGATCATGCGGCTCATGCCGCACGCCGCGAAAGCCTCCGGCCGCCTCACCTTCGATGGCATCGACATCCTCGCCTCCTCAGAAGAGGCGATGTGTCGTCTGCGCGGCGACGACATCGGCATGGTCTTCCAGGAACCCATGACTGCGCTCAATCCGGTCAAGACGATCGGCGAGCAAGTCGCCGAGGGTATTCGCTGGCATACCGGCGCGAACCGGACCGACGCCGAGACGCGCGCCCGCCAGATCCTCGACCGCGTCGGCTTGCCGGAGGCGGAGTTCCCGCTGACGCGCTATCCGCATGAACTGTCCGGCGGTCAGCGCCAGCGCGTCGTCATCGCGATCGCCTGCGCGCTGAAGCCAAAGCTCCTGATCGCCGACGAGCCAACGACGGCGCTCGACGTGGTGCTGCAGAAGCAGATTCTCGAGTTGCTGAAAGACCTTGTCGACGAGCAGAAGATGGGCCTCCTCCTGATCAGCCATGATCTGGCCGTGGTGGCCGACATGGCCGACCGCGTCACAATCATGCGCCACGGCGAAGTGATGGAGGACGGCGAGACCGCGCGCACGCTCACCGAACAGGTCCACCCTTATACCCGCCAGCTTGCCGAGGCCTCGATGCACGTGCCGGACCGGCCGCACACGACGGCGGCAAGTTCGACTGCTGCGAACCTGCTCGAGATCAAGAACGTCAGCAGGGACTATCCCGGCCGCCGCGTCTCGCTGTTCCGCAAGGGCGAGCCATTCCGCGCCGTGAACGACGTGTCGTTTTCGCTGAAACCCGGACAATCCGTGGCGCTGGTCGGACGGTCCGGCTGCGGCAAATCCACGCTCGCCCGGATGATCCTGGCGCTCGACCATCCGACCTCGGGCGATATCCGTTTCATGGGAGAGAGCCTCGTCGGCAAGGACGAAGCCGCGCTCAAGCCATTCCGCCGCAACATGCAGGTCGTGTTCCAGGATCCCTACGGCTCGTTCAATCCGCGCCACAAGGTCGAGCGACTTGTTTCGGAGCCGCTGCATCTGTTGGACACGAAGCCGTCGCCCCAAGCTCGTCGCGAAATGGTGGGGACCGCGCTGCACGAAGTCGGCCTCAAGCCGTCGGACATGGAGAAATATCCGCACGAATTTTCCGGCGGCCAGCGTCAGCGTATCTCGATCGCGCGCGCCATCATCACTCGGCCGAAGCTGATCGTCGCAGACGAGCCGGTCTCGGCGCTCGACGTCTCCATCAGGGCTCAGGTGCTCGATCTGTTCGCCGACCTCAACCAGCGGCTCGGCGTTGCCTATCTGTTCATCACCCATGACCTGACCGTGGCGCGCGCCATCACCGACGAAGTCATGGTGATGCATGACGGAAAGATGGTCGAGGAGGGCGGCACGGCCGACATACTCGACAATCCGAAGTCCGAAGCCGCGAAGGCGCTCGTCGATGCGGCGCCGGATCTTCACCGCGCCATCGCGCGACGCCTGCAGGAACAGGGCTGA
- a CDS encoding sulfotransferase family 2 domain-containing protein has translation MPVIVPAADGPDRRSACVPLPATQNVTFRTRFENSRPKFGHLAESGSATRRAAGAVRSVRHSALGLRATTPEPSRGTDRPATRAGGWIRRSMTSAKLPANGGERVFGLRAVVSHKYRFVYVPVPKSGSTTMDRVLRIIHGMDESGHRIDTEQVVRYTVGRKPDGDLETLLVPLADVERFTNELKDYAWMSVVRNPYDRLVSMYNYDVRRYAKHFDRRTYLYAGLLKRAAFVLGRDPRETQRNTIRQRIGFDAFVRGLDKYGTDFDIHFMRQADILFYDLVAYDRLIDVTRLASDLPPLLADLGVEKDLVERLMPLSRTNPSPPSAAQYDEARRELAYRLYQPDFAMLRIDGVGPGGARHAPVIPAGPDRADRRAEATPSV, from the coding sequence GTGCCGGTAATCGTCCCCGCCGCGGACGGCCCCGATCGACGCTCTGCGTGCGTGCCGTTACCGGCGACACAAAACGTTACCTTCCGGACACGTTTCGAAAACTCCCGGCCGAAGTTTGGCCACCTGGCGGAATCAGGTTCGGCGACGCGGCGCGCTGCGGGCGCGGTCCGATCGGTTCGACACTCCGCCCTCGGCCTGCGCGCGACCACGCCTGAACCAAGCCGCGGGACCGATCGCCCCGCGACACGCGCCGGTGGGTGGATACGACGTAGCATGACCAGTGCCAAGCTCCCCGCAAACGGCGGCGAACGGGTCTTCGGGTTGCGGGCCGTCGTCTCGCACAAATACCGGTTTGTCTACGTTCCGGTCCCGAAGAGCGGCAGCACGACCATGGATCGGGTTCTACGCATCATCCACGGCATGGACGAGTCGGGCCACCGTATCGATACGGAGCAGGTGGTCCGCTACACGGTCGGCCGAAAGCCTGACGGCGACCTTGAGACTCTTCTAGTACCCCTCGCCGACGTCGAACGGTTCACGAACGAGCTGAAGGACTATGCTTGGATGTCGGTCGTCCGCAATCCGTATGATCGCCTCGTGTCGATGTACAATTACGACGTGCGCAGATATGCCAAGCATTTCGACCGAAGGACATATCTATATGCCGGACTGCTCAAGAGGGCGGCGTTCGTCCTCGGCCGCGATCCCCGGGAAACTCAGCGGAACACGATCCGCCAAAGGATTGGATTCGACGCATTTGTCCGCGGCCTGGATAAATACGGAACCGACTTCGACATTCATTTCATGCGCCAGGCGGACATCCTTTTCTACGATCTGGTCGCCTATGACCGGTTGATCGACGTCACTCGATTGGCGTCCGACCTGCCGCCGTTGCTGGCGGATCTGGGTGTGGAAAAGGATCTGGTCGAACGGCTCATGCCTTTATCGCGCACCAACCCGTCGCCACCCTCGGCTGCACAGTATGACGAGGCCAGACGCGAGCTTGCCTATCGGCTCTATCAGCCGGATTTTGCCATGCTGCGGATCGACGGTGTCGGCCCGGGAGGAGCCCGGCACGCGCCGGTTATTCCGGCCGGACCAGATCGCGCGGATCGACGTGCAGAAGCGACACCGTCCGTTTGA